Proteins encoded in a region of the Zea mays cultivar B73 chromosome 2, Zm-B73-REFERENCE-NAM-5.0, whole genome shotgun sequence genome:
- the LOC103647411 gene encoding Protein TIFY 6b — MERDFLAAIGKEQQHPRKEKAGGGAEESAYFGAAAVPAMDWSFASKPCAAPALMSFRSAAREEPSFPQFSALDGTKNTAPRMLTHQRSFGPDSTQYAALHRAQNGARVVPVSSPFSQSNPMFRVQSSPSLPNSTAFKQPPFAISNAVASSTVGSYGGTRDAVRPRTAQLTIFYAGSVNVFNNVSAEKAQELMFLASRGSSAPVACKPEAPPTLAPAKVTAPEVLLPAKQMLFQKPQHLSPPPSSVPGILQSAALPRSASSSSNLDSPAPKSSVPLAVPPVSQAPPATLIATTTAAAIMPRAVPQARKASLARFLEKRKERVTTAAPYPSAKSPLESSDTFGSGSASANANDKSSCTDIALSSNHEESLCLGGQPRSIISFSEESPSTKLQI; from the exons atggagcgggacTTCCTGGCCGCGATCGGCAAGGAGCAGCAGCACCCGCGCAAGGAGAAGGCAGGCGGAGGCGCGGAGGAATCAG CTTACTTCGGGGCAGCAGCCGTCCCGGCGATGGACTGGTCCTTCGCGAGCAAGCCCTGCGCCGCCCCGGCGCTGATGTCGTTCCGGTCGGCGGCGAGGGAGGAGCCTTCGTTCCCGCAGTTCTCCGCCTTGGACGGCACCAAGAACACAGCCCCTCGTATGCTCACGCACCAG AGATCGTTCGGCCCCGACAGCACGCAGTACGCCGCGCTGCACCGCGCGCAGAACGGGGCTAGAGTCGTTCCGGTCTCGTCGCCGTTCAGCCAGAGCAACCCGATGTTCAGGGTCCAGAGCTCGCCCAGCCTTCCGAACAGTACCGCGTTCAAGCAGCCGCCTTTCGCCATCAGCAACGCCGTGGCCAGTTCGACTGTGGGTTCCTATGGCGGAACAAG GGATGCGGTGAGGCCAAGGACGGCACAACTGACGATCTTCTACGCCGGTTCCGTCAATGTGTTCAACAACGTCTCAGCTGAGAAG GCTCAGGAGCTCATGTTCCTAGCCAGCAGAGGAAGCTCAGCCCCCGTGGCCTGTAAGCCAGAGGCTCCTCCTACTCTCGCTCCAGCGAAGGTCACAGCGCCTGAGGTTCTTCTGCCTGCGAAGCAGATGCTGTTTCAAAAACCACAGCATCTCTCGCCGCCTCCATCCAGTGTCCCTGGCATCTTGCAGTCTGCAGCTCTCCCCAGGAGCGCCTCATCTAGCTCTAACCTTGACTCCCCAGCTCCAAAATCTTCGGTCCCGTTAGCTGTTCCTCCTGTAAGCCAGGCTCCGCCAGCAACACTGATCGCCACTACAACTGCAGCAGCAATAATGCCTAGAG CTGTCCCTCAAGCTAGGAAGGCGTCCCTTGCTCGATTCTTGGAGAAAAGGAAGGAAAG GGTGACAACTGCCGCGCCTTACCCATCAGCCAAGAGCCCACTGGAGAGCAGCGACACGTTCGGCAGCGGGAGCGCCAGCGCCAACGCCAACGACAAGTCCTCGTGCACAGACATTGCCCTCTCCAGCAACCATGAAGAGTCCCTGTGTTTAGGGGGGCAGCCCAGGAGCATCATCAGCTTCAGCGAAGAGTCCCCCAGCACCAAGCTACAGATCTGA
- the LOC103647411 gene encoding protein TIFY 6b isoform X1 has product MREKPRWRVAEPFGQPRVSLVDFELPLPLLLLACWWEGRGCLTDPSLAYFGAAAVPAMDWSFASKPCAAPALMSFRSAAREEPSFPQFSALDGTKNTAPRMLTHQRSFGPDSTQYAALHRAQNGARVVPVSSPFSQSNPMFRVQSSPSLPNSTAFKQPPFAISNAVASSTVGSYGGTRDAVRPRTAQLTIFYAGSVNVFNNVSAEKAQELMFLASRGSSAPVACKPEAPPTLAPAKVTAPEVLLPAKQMLFQKPQHLSPPPSSVPGILQSAALPRSASSSSNLDSPAPKSSVPLAVPPVSQAPPATLIATTTAAAIMPRAVPQARKASLARFLEKRKERVTTAAPYPSAKSPLESSDTFGSGSASANANDKSSCTDIALSSNHEESLCLGGQPRSIISFSEESPSTKLQI; this is encoded by the exons ATGCGTGAAAAGCCACGATGGAGAGTGGCCGAACCTTTCGGACAGCCGCGCGTGTCGTTAGTTGATTTCGAGCTGCCTCTGCCTCTGCTTCTGCTTGCTTGCTGGTGGGAAGGACGGGGATGCTTAACGGATCCATCTCTGG CTTACTTCGGGGCAGCAGCCGTCCCGGCGATGGACTGGTCCTTCGCGAGCAAGCCCTGCGCCGCCCCGGCGCTGATGTCGTTCCGGTCGGCGGCGAGGGAGGAGCCTTCGTTCCCGCAGTTCTCCGCCTTGGACGGCACCAAGAACACAGCCCCTCGTATGCTCACGCACCAG AGATCGTTCGGCCCCGACAGCACGCAGTACGCCGCGCTGCACCGCGCGCAGAACGGGGCTAGAGTCGTTCCGGTCTCGTCGCCGTTCAGCCAGAGCAACCCGATGTTCAGGGTCCAGAGCTCGCCCAGCCTTCCGAACAGTACCGCGTTCAAGCAGCCGCCTTTCGCCATCAGCAACGCCGTGGCCAGTTCGACTGTGGGTTCCTATGGCGGAACAAG GGATGCGGTGAGGCCAAGGACGGCACAACTGACGATCTTCTACGCCGGTTCCGTCAATGTGTTCAACAACGTCTCAGCTGAGAAG GCTCAGGAGCTCATGTTCCTAGCCAGCAGAGGAAGCTCAGCCCCCGTGGCCTGTAAGCCAGAGGCTCCTCCTACTCTCGCTCCAGCGAAGGTCACAGCGCCTGAGGTTCTTCTGCCTGCGAAGCAGATGCTGTTTCAAAAACCACAGCATCTCTCGCCGCCTCCATCCAGTGTCCCTGGCATCTTGCAGTCTGCAGCTCTCCCCAGGAGCGCCTCATCTAGCTCTAACCTTGACTCCCCAGCTCCAAAATCTTCGGTCCCGTTAGCTGTTCCTCCTGTAAGCCAGGCTCCGCCAGCAACACTGATCGCCACTACAACTGCAGCAGCAATAATGCCTAGAG CTGTCCCTCAAGCTAGGAAGGCGTCCCTTGCTCGATTCTTGGAGAAAAGGAAGGAAAG GGTGACAACTGCCGCGCCTTACCCATCAGCCAAGAGCCCACTGGAGAGCAGCGACACGTTCGGCAGCGGGAGCGCCAGCGCCAACGCCAACGACAAGTCCTCGTGCACAGACATTGCCCTCTCCAGCAACCATGAAGAGTCCCTGTGTTTAGGGGGGCAGCCCAGGAGCATCATCAGCTTCAGCGAAGAGTCCCCCAGCACCAAGCTACAGATCTGA